One genomic segment of Pseudorasbora parva isolate DD20220531a chromosome 6, ASM2467924v1, whole genome shotgun sequence includes these proteins:
- the lmbr1l gene encoding limb region 1 homolog-like protein translates to METEDVTVREQLFHDRVRETIICVLLFICLYILSHFILTHFKKNAEFVTDDIEDATVNKIALWLCTFTLSVAMCAVLLLPISILSNEVLLTFPHSYYMQWLNGSLIRGLWNLVFLFSNLSLVFLMPFAYFFTESEGFAGSKKGIMARVYETAVMLLLLSLLVLGIVWVASALLHHNTARESLYDLWEYYLPYLYSGISLFGVLLLLLCTPFGLSRMFSVTGSLLVKPRLLENLEETMNCTMFEEASLSRKLKSNASCWISANIEAINKEFLSVKSKRIALELRKRVSPWQRNLGYPVAMLLLLALTAVCVLMVCFHVLELLFDESAMPRGMEDPHLGLASFSMFGSLGAAVQVVIILYLMVSSVVGFYSSPLFTGLLPRAQDTALTQIIGNCVSLLILSSALPVFSRTLGITRFDLLGDFGRYNWLGSFHIVFLYNMLFAGLTSACLINTVTWALQRELIRAFGLHRLPLTVSRSTIPLKLLLANGLSKIH, encoded by the exons ATGGAAACAGAAGACGTGACGGTTAGAGAGCAACTATTCCACGACCGAGTCCGAGAAACCATT ATTTGCGTGCTGCTTTTCATTTGCCTGTACATCTTGTCACACTTcattctcactcacttcaagaAGAATGCTGAGTTTGTCACCG ATGACATTGAGGATGCCACTGTCAACAAAATTGC GTTATGGCTGTGTACATTCACACTCTCAGTGGCCATGTGTGCAGTTCTGCTTCTGCCCATCTCTATCCTGTCCAACGAAGTTCTGCTGACATTTCCACACAGCTACTACATGCAGTGGCTCAATGGCTCGCTCATCCGCG GCTTGTGGAACCTAGTCTTCTTATTCTCAAACCTCTCTCTGGTCTTCCTAATGCCTTTTGCCTACTTTTTTACTGAATCAGAAGGATTTGCTGGGTCCAAAAAG GGCATTATGGCACGAGTGTATGAGACTGCAGTGATGCTGCTCCTCCTCAGTCTGTTGGTGCTGGGCATTGTGTGGGTGGCATCAGCTCTTCTCCATCACAACACCGCCCGTGAGAGTCTTTACG ACCTGTGGGAATATTACCTGCCCTATCTCTATTCTGGAATCTCACTTTTTGGAGTTCTGCTGCTTTTGC TGTGCACACCCTTTGGGCTCTCACGTATGTTCAGTGTCACTGGGAGCTTATTGGTCAAACCTCGG ttgttgGAGAACTTGGAAGAAACGATGAACTGCACCATGTTTGAAGAGGCCTCTCTGTCCAGGAAGTTGAAAA GTAATGCCTCCTGTTGGATCAGTGCAAACATAGAGGCAATCAACAAGGAATTTTTGAGTGTGAAGTCCAAACGCATTGCTTTAG AGTTGCGGAAGAGAGTATCTCCATGGCAACGCAACCTGGGATACCCAGTGGCTATGCTGCTGCTTTTAGCTTTGACT GCGGTGTGTGTGCTGATGGTCTGTTTCCATGTGCTGGAGCTGCTCTTTGATGAATCTGCTATGCCCAGAGGGATGGAG GACCCTCACTTGGGGCTTGCCTCGTTCTCAATGTTTGGTTCTCTGGGAGCCGCAGTGCAGGTGGTCATCATCCTGTATCTCATGGTCTCCTCGGTCGTCGGCTTCTACAGCTCTCCGCTCTTCACCGGGTTGCTGCCACGTGCACAGGACACTGCCCTCACACAG ATTATAGGGAACTGTGTTTCTCTTTTAATACTCAGTTCAGCCCTGCCCGTTTTCTCGCGCACATTGG GAATTACAAGATTTGATCTGCTTGGAGACTTTGGACGGTATAACTGGCTCGGCAGTTTCCACATCGTTTTCCTGTACAATATGCTTTTTGCTGGACTCACATCCGCCTGCCTCATCAACACGGTCACATGGGCCTTGCAAAGAGAACTCATCCGTGCCTTTG GTCTCCACAGACTGCCTCTGACCGTGTCTCGTTCAACCATCCCCCTCAAACTTCTCCTGGCCAATGGGCTCTCAAAGATTCATTGA
- the dhh gene encoding desert hedgehog protein: MTLTHWLRLARLGLLTACLYSWLAVDGCGPGPGLGSRHRQRKLTPMSYKQFVPGVSENNLGASGRAEGRITSSSERFNELVCNYNPDIVFKDEEHTKADRFMTKRCKDCLNKLAIAVMNQWPGVRLRVTEAWDEDGHHPPGSLHYEGRAVDITTSDRDTEKYGLLAQLAVEAGFDWVHYESKYHVHCSVKADHSVAVEKGGCFSGSGLVTMADGVQKAISSLQPGKKVLSLSGSGEIVLSRVLLFLHLDRESRATFFIFCTENGKQMAITPNHLIFAAHNLKLHQHEYEAIFAKDVMTGDYILTTGDNRGIQPSKVVSISLEERIGVYAPLTEHGNLFVDGVLVSNYASIEDHRLAHWAFWPVRVLFGFFQTEMEENIQRAVVKSSAMIPNISSTNQTNAMHNNSSSTCSKFQDAIMEMENEHIFLQHKEVYWYARLLHTLGRLFLDAQNFY; this comes from the exons ATGACGTTGACTCATTGGTTAAGGCTGGCAAGGCTCGGCCTGCTGACTGCGTGTCTTTATTCATGGCTGGCGGTTGACGGATGCGGGCCGGGCCCCGGTCTCGGTAGTCGCCATAGGCAACGCAAGTTGACTCCAATGTCTTACAAGCAGTTTGTGCCCGGTGTCTCTGAGAACAACCTGGGAGCGAGCGGAAGAGCGGAGGGCAGGATAACGAGCAGTTCGGAACGCTTCAATGAGCTCGTATGCAACTACAACCCTGACATTGTCTTCAAAGACGAGGAACACACCAAAGCCGACCGGTTCATGACCAAG CGCTGTAAGGACTGCCTCAATAAACTGGCAATAGCAGTAATGAACCAGTGGCCTGGGGTCCGACTGCGAGTGACAGAGGCCTGGGATGAGGATGGCCATCACCCTCCTGGTTCTTTACATTATGAGGGCCGTGCTGTCGACATCACCACCTCAGACCGGGACACAGAAAAATATGGACTACTTGCACAGTTGGCAGTGGAGGCTGGATTTGACTGGGTGCACTATGAATCCAAGTACCACGTGCACTGCTCTGTCAAAGCTG ATCACTCTGTAGCCGTGGAGAAAGGTGGCTGCTTTTCAGGATCGGGACTTGTGACAATGGCCGATGGTGTGCAAAAGGCTATTTCGAGTTTGCAGCCTGGGAAGAAGGTGCTTTCCTTGTCTGGGTCAGGTGAAATTGTTCTCAGTCGGGTACTTCTCTTTCTACATCTGGATAGAGAGAGCAGAGCAACTTTCTTCATTTTTTGCACAGAAAATGGGAAACAAATGGCGATAACTCCCAATCACCTCATCTTTGCGGCTCACAATCTCAAACTGCACCAGCATGAGTATGAAGCTATTTTTGCCAAAGACGTTATGACTGGAGACTATATACTTACTACTGGGGACAATAGAGGAATTCAGCCATCTAAAGTTGTCTCAATTTCACTGGAGGAGAGGATAGGGGTTTATGCTCCTTTGACAGAACATGGGAACTTATTTGTGGATGGCGTGCTGGTATCCAACTATGCTTCTATTGAGGATCACAGACTCGCACACTGGGCGTTTTGGCCTGTCCGTGTCTTGTTTGGCTTTTTCCAGACAGAAATGGAAGAAAACATACAAAGAGCGGTGGTTAAAAGTAGTGCCATGATCCCTAATATCAGTTCCACAAATCAGACAAATGCGATGCACAATAATTCTTCCAGCACATGCAGCAAATTCCAAGATGCCATAATGGAAATGGAaaatgaacatatttttttgcaacataAGGAGGTTTACTGGTATGCAAGGCTTTTGCACACATTAGGACGGTTATTTCTTGACGCTCAGAATTTTTACTGA